The sequence CGCGTAACCCGGATCGGCCATCGGCGCGGGCTGCCGCTGTCCGGGAGCCGGTGCGGGAGGCGGGAAATGGGCGTTGCCGTGCGACCCGTACTCACTTGGCCCGCCATAGGCGGCCGCGGGCTGCGGCGGTGGCGGCGGGAACGCCGAGTGCCCGCCGGGCGGCGGCAGCGGAGCCTGCCCGGGCGGCGGCGGGGGAGCGCCGTGAGCCGCCGGGCCGGGCCGGGACGACCGGGGCATCGCCACCGCGGCCTCCAGCCACTGGCTGATCTTGGCGTTCCAGTCGGTCTCCGCGGCCTCCGCGTGCGGCACCTTGAAGACGCCGAACGACTCGTCCTGCGGGGTGTCGCGGTCCTCGGCGCGCAGGACGAAGGCCATGACGCGCGGGCTGGCGACGAAGCTCAGCCCGACCTTCTCGATCCGCCCCTGGTGCGACGGCGGCGGGTTGAGGTGGATCTCCTGGTGGAACGGCAGCTGCTGGGACACCCCTCGCAGCTTGGACGACTCGAACGTCACGTTCGTGATCTGGAAGCCGAGCCGGGCGATCGAGGCGAGGACCCACTGCTGGGACTCCAGCGGCTCCACCGAGATCGGGTCGATGTCGCCCGGGTCGGGCTGCCCCGCGACGTCGATCTCGGTGCACATCCCGATGGTGAAGCCGGGAAGCTCGTGGCCGAGGACGGTCGTGAACGGCAGCTCGTACGGCAGCGGGATGGAGAACGCCAGGTCGCGCTGCCCGCCGGCGTCCAACCGGAATCCGCGGGTCAGCGCGCCCCGGTACACCTCGGGCCCCGCCGTCTCGCCGCCGTGATGCCGCATGCGCGGCATCAGCGCGAGCGTCACCTGCCGGATCTCCGCGGGCCCGGCGCCGCCGCGCAGATGCACCTTGCCCGCCACGACCCCGCCGGGTTTGCAGTTCGGCTCAGCAAGGATCGTGTCGACGGACGGTCCACCGCCCGCCATCTGCCCGTAGGACACCGGCCGTTCCCCTCTCCCGCCGCGAGACGACACGCCTCGCGCCCACCGCCCGCGCGGCCCAGACCGCGCGCACCAGAAACTTAGACCCCCTCCACCATGCCACCGGTTCACCTCGCTCGGACCAATCCCTCAATTTCCACCCAAGTGCGCGTACCCGTGCGGGGACCGGCGCCGCACGACGTATCTGGCGCCCGCGCCGGCGGCCTCGTCCGAACCGGGCGTCTCGGGGCTCAGCGGTCTTCGGTCGAGGACGATGCGATCAGGTCGAGCAGGCCGGGGAAACGGGCGTCGAGGTCGTCGACGCGCACCTCGCTGCGGCGCTCCAGGCCGTACTGGCGCTGCCGCAGGACGCCGGCCTCGCGCAGCGCTTTGAAGTGGTGGGTCAGCGACGACTTCGGCCGGTCGAAGCCGAACCAGCCGCAGGGATGGTCGAACTCCTCGCGCTCCAGCAGGAGCTTGCGGACGATGGCCAGTCGCAGCGGCCCGCTCAGCGCCCCGAACACCGTCTCCAGCCGGAGGTCTTCCATGGCGGGCTCCGCCAGGGGCTCGGGCAGGCCGGGCGGTTCCGGGAGCACCCGGATCGCCGGTCGCGTGTTCGATGCCATCGTCCGTCCCCTCGCTCGCTTGTACGAGTTTAATCGTACTGCATGCTAAGTTCGAGAAAAATCGTACTGCTTGACGAAGGGTTTCCCCATGCCGAACGTCCGGACGGTTCATGCGCCCCGGGGCGCCCTGCAGGCGGATGCCTCCACCCGCCGCATCTGGCTGGCCGCCTGGCCTGTCACCGCCGTGTTCGTGCTGTCGAACGCGGCGACGCCCCTCTACGTGCTCTGGCAGCGCGACATCGGCTTCTCCAGGGGCACGCTCACTGTGATCTTCGCCTTCTACATCGTCGGGCTGCTCGGCTCGCTGCTGGTGTCCGGAGTGCTGTCGGACCGGCTCGGCCGCCGTCCCGTCCTCCTGCCGGCGCTCGTCCTCGCGCTGGTGGCCTGCGGCGTCTTCGCGACCGCCACCACGGTGGGCATGCTGATCGTCGCTCGGCTGCTGACCGGTGTCGCGGTCGGCGCGACCGTCTCCGCGGGCATGGCCGCCGTCACCGACGTCGCCGGCCCCTCCCGCCGCCGCTTGGCCGCGCTGCTCGCCTCGTCCGCGATGGTCTTCGGCGCCGGCCTCGGGCCGTTCCTGGCCGGCGTCCTGTCCGAAGGCCTCCCCGCACCGACCACCACCGTGTTCGCGGTCGAGGCCGTCGTCCTGGTCACGGCCGGCCTGGCCGTGATGCGCCTGCCGATGCCGCGTCCCTCCGTTCCCGCGACGAGGTCATGGGTCCGGGTGCCCGGCGTGCCGCGCGAAAGCGCGATGCGGCTCGCCCTGGGGATCGCGGTGTTCGCGCCCGGCATCACCGCGACGTCGTTCGTGCTGTCGCTCGGGCCGTCGCTGCTGTCCGGCCTGCTGGGCACCGACAACCGGATCGTCGCCGGAGGTACGGCATTCGTGATGTTCGCCGCGGCGACCGGCGTGCAGTTCACCGTCCAGCGGCTGCCCCGGCGCACCATCCTCCTCGCGGGCGCGGCCGCCACGACCGCCTCGATGGCCGCGCTGGTCACCGCCGTGCACGGCTCGTCGTCGGCGGCGCTCGTCGCGTCGGCCGCCCTCGCCGGTGCCGGCCAGGGAATGGGGCAACTCGGCGGTCTGTCGCTGCTCAACAGCGCCGTCCCGACGTGCCGCCTTGCCGAGGCCAACGCCGCGT is a genomic window of Actinomadura citrea containing:
- a CDS encoding ArsR/SmtB family transcription factor — protein: MASNTRPAIRVLPEPPGLPEPLAEPAMEDLRLETVFGALSGPLRLAIVRKLLLEREEFDHPCGWFGFDRPKSSLTHHFKALREAGVLRQRQYGLERRSEVRVDDLDARFPGLLDLIASSSTEDR
- a CDS encoding sporulation protein, with amino-acid sequence MSYGQMAGGGPSVDTILAEPNCKPGGVVAGKVHLRGGAGPAEIRQVTLALMPRMRHHGGETAGPEVYRGALTRGFRLDAGGQRDLAFSIPLPYELPFTTVLGHELPGFTIGMCTEIDVAGQPDPGDIDPISVEPLESQQWVLASIARLGFQITNVTFESSKLRGVSQQLPFHQEIHLNPPPSHQGRIEKVGLSFVASPRVMAFVLRAEDRDTPQDESFGVFKVPHAEAAETDWNAKISQWLEAAVAMPRSSRPGPAAHGAPPPPPGQAPLPPPGGHSAFPPPPPQPAAAYGGPSEYGSHGNAHFPPPAPAPGQRQPAPMADPGYAPSPSGMPPAPGHGFPPPAHSPMPGHGMPSHGAPPHGAPPPGPHGAPPPPAPPHGMPSHGAPPPAPPGPMPYAPAAHAGPPPPAPPGPAPYSPHGHPPPAPVHHGPPGYHGHRHLGHGAAAAGLVGGVAAAGVAGGMAMGALDAAGYAQNVAGYVAGAPVDAFGNALAGYAGNVAGHVIADAAGGIAGDIAGDVAGELAGGAAEILGGLLGGLFG
- a CDS encoding MFS transporter, which encodes MTKGFPMPNVRTVHAPRGALQADASTRRIWLAAWPVTAVFVLSNAATPLYVLWQRDIGFSRGTLTVIFAFYIVGLLGSLLVSGVLSDRLGRRPVLLPALVLALVACGVFATATTVGMLIVARLLTGVAVGATVSAGMAAVTDVAGPSRRRLAALLASSAMVFGAGLGPFLAGVLSEGLPAPTTTVFAVEAVVLVTAGLAVMRLPMPRPSVPATRSWVRVPGVPRESAMRLALGIAVFAPGITATSFVLSLGPSLLSGLLGTDNRIVAGGTAFVMFAAATGVQFTVQRLPRRTILLAGAAATTASMAALVTAVHGSSSAALVASAALAGAGQGMGQLGGLSLLNSAVPTCRLAEANAAFNIGGYVPAGLLPVTAGYLSDAVGLTTGATLFAAVLAALAVIGGLLVAAGRRHLEG